Genomic window (Verrucomicrobiia bacterium):
GCTGGAATCCTCCCAGGCGACCACCCACAGCGTGATGATGCGCTACGAGCCGGCGACCAACAAAAACTGCCTGGGCTACTGGATGGACCCTGCAGACTGGGCCAGTTGGGAATTCACGATCCTCAAGCCGGGCGTCTTTGACATTGAGGTGTGGCAGGGGTGCGGACGGGACCACGGCGGCAGTGATGTGGTCGTCGAGGTCGGCGGCGGGCAGTTTCCGTTCGTGGTGGAGGAAACAGGGCACTTCCAGAATTTTGTGCCGCGCAGGATCGGACGGGTCTCGCTGGACGCGGGAGGACCACAACGGCTGTCGGTGAAGCCCCAGCGAAAGGAGGGTGGCGCCGTGATGGACATCCGCCGGATCCGCCTGGTGCCCGTGGTCACCGCGGCCACGCCCACGCCCGGCGCACGGGATCTCACCGCCGCCCGGCGCGTGGTGGTGCTCGGCGACAGCATCACGTACGCCGGCGGTTGGGTGGAGTTCGTGGAGGCGTGGCTACGACTGGCCTTCCCGGATTCCGAGGTGGAGTTCCTCAACTTGGGGCTGCCCAGCGAGACGGCTTCCGGAATGTCGGAGCCCGGACATGCCGGCGGGACGTTTCCGCGTCCGGATGTCCATGAGCGTCTCGCCCGGGTCCTTGCCGAGACGCAACCGGATCTGATCCTGGCCTGCTACGGGATGAACGACGGCATCTACTTCCCGTTTCACGAAGAGCGATTTCTGAAGTTTCAAGATGGGATCATTCGGCTCCGCGAGGCGGCCGCCCGGGAAGGCGTGCGGGTCATCCATCTGACGCCGCCCGTGTTCGATCCGGTGCCACTGGGCGGCCGGACGCTGCCGGCGGGCCGGCAGACCTATCCCCTGCCCTATGGCGGCTACAATGAGGTCCTCGACCGCTGCTCGGAGTGGCTGATGTCGCGCCGCAAGGCCGGGTGGGAGGTCGTGGACGTGCACGGCCCGATGAACCGGTTTCTCGCGGAGCAACGGGCGCGCGATGCGAAATTCCTGCTGGCGGGTGACGGCGTGCATGCCAATGAGCAGGGCCAATGGATCATCGCGCGTGAGGTCCTGGCCCATCTTGGCGCCCCGGAATCCCTGACGTCGTCTGAAACGCCGGCCGCCTTGCTGACGCTGGATCCGAAGGCCCCCGAGGTGCTGACGTTGGTGCAGGAACGCCAGCGGGCGCTCAAGGACCCCTGGCTGACCGCGGTCGGGCATCAGCGTCCGGGCATGCCTGCGGGTCCTCCCCTGGCCGACGCGGAGCGCACCGCCGCTGCGATCACGACGCAACTGAAGGCCTTGCGTTGAGCGGGGCCGGGGCACTTCGAAGACATCAGCCCAGCGAAGAATTCCTGGACAAAGTTGTGCAACCACCTCAGGTCTGACTAACGCTCCGGCTTCTGG
Coding sequences:
- a CDS encoding SGNH/GDSL hydrolase family protein; translation: MDIRRIRLVPVVTAATPTPGARDLTAARRVVVLGDSITYAGGWVEFVEAWLRLAFPDSEVEFLNLGLPSETASGMSEPGHAGGTFPRPDVHERLARVLAETQPDLILACYGMNDGIYFPFHEERFLKFQDGIIRLREAAAREGVRVIHLTPPVFDPVPLGGRTLPAGRQTYPLPYGGYNEVLDRCSEWLMSRRKAGWEVVDVHGPMNRFLAEQRARDAKFLLAGDGVHANEQGQWIIAREVLAHLGAPESLTSSETPAALLTLDPKAPEVLTLVQERQRALKDPWLTAVGHQRPGMPAGPPLADAERTAAAITTQLKALR